The following coding sequences lie in one Cloeon dipterum chromosome 1, ieCloDipt1.1, whole genome shotgun sequence genomic window:
- the clu gene encoding clustered mitochondria protein homolog isoform X1, with the protein MAPGTQVEGSAADEKAASPTRNADSSAGPAAESAGNKNHAVDDNKMNGDEDNNQEKSEDESGTEPKSNTDEQEVVFIQDMGFTVKIVSPGTEAFDIQVSSMELVQEIHQLLMDREDTCHRTCFSLQLDNVTLDNFAELKNIEGLKEGSVIKVVEELYTMREARIHVRHVRDLLKSLDPADAYNGVDCSSLSFLNVVTQGDITDTPRSSHIREKRKIRPESVDCTPPDFIMPRCKERPILPLQPQAKEHKGPQCIKVLTTSGWNPPPGPRKMHGDLMYLYVVTLEDKHYHITACTRGFFVNQSAEEEFNAKPASPSHLCHSLIELLNQISPAFKKSFAALQKKRTSRHPFERVATPYQVYAWCAPNIDHTIDAIRAEDTFSSKLGYEEHIPGQTRDWNEELQTTRELSRKNLPERLLRERAIFKVHSDFVAAATRGAMAVIDGNVMAINPGEEAKMQMYIWNNIFFSLGFDVRDHYKELGGDAAAFVAPKNDLQGVRVYSAVDLPGLYTLGTVVIDYRGYRVTAQSIIPGILEREQEQSVVYGSIDFGKTVLTHPKYLDLLNKAGQQLKILPHHVINEKDEEIELCSSVECKGIIGNDGRHYILDLLRTFPPDVNFLKLEGEELSKEVRALGFPLEHRHKLSCLRQELIDAFVENRYMMFIKFAAFHLQQLGAKKQKERESRSSQEKEIAKITEVVKDNKEGEEKGAAEREIETEEAKKIVESITDSITSGEKLETVEESTREVVKKAALAVGSLKETEFDVRFNPDVYSPGVRHANLEGDGLKKERQLIKDAAEFLVITQIPSFIRDCLDHTSAPMDGITLSEAMHNRGINIRYLGKIAEMLSKVGQLEYVYSIAVSELVCRSAKHVFTNYMQSVELMSLSAAISHFLNCFLSACVTPHTPQGLDELQSKNAKKRNKRKGRANPLSSPDNLEWTTMTPRSVWNQLKTEMKQYYDWDMPCDSVEQAVERFTLQKISLLRSFCMKTGIQILLREYSFDTKNRLTFYEEDIVNVFPVVKHINPRYLLAQASDAYNFYTTGQTKIQQGYLKEGYELISEALNLLNNVYGAMHPEIAQCLRMLARLNYIMGDHAEAMSYQQKAVLMSERVNGIDHPYTITEYIHLALYCFANTQVSISLKLLYRARYLTLLVCGENHPEMALLDSNISLILHALGEYELSLRFLEKALELNIKYNGPRSLKVAVTYHLVARTQSCMGDFRSALQNEKETYAIYKHLLGDEHEKTRESSECLRHLTQQAVVLQKKMNDICTGKAGATLPPIQIQTPSMGSVLDMLNVINGILFVQISQQDIENFKAEVEKRQLKESTPESKDGVTKSGNVVVKELEEGFADSPMSVSPIESS; encoded by the exons ATGACAACAAGATGAACGGCGACGAGGACAACAACCAGGAAAAGAGCGAGGACGAGAGCGGCACCGAGCCAAAGTCCAACACGGACGAACAGGAGGTCGTCTTCATCCAGGATATGGGCTTCACAGTCAAGATCGTCTCGCCTGGCACCGAAGCCTTTGATATTCAG GTATCGAGCATGGAATTGGTGCAGGAGATCCACCAGCTGCTGATGGACAGAGAAGATACGTGCCACCGCACTTGCTTCTCGCTGCAGCTGGACAACGTGACGCTGGACAACTTTGCCGAGCTGAAGAACATCGAGGGCCTGAAGGAGGGCTCCGTCATCAAGGTGGTCGAGGAGCTGTACACAATGCGCGAGGCCAGGATACACGTCAGGCACGTGCGAGACCTGCTCAAGAGTCTCGACCCGGCTGACGCGTACAACGGCGTCGACTGCAGCTCGCTCTCCTTCCTCAACGTCGTCACTCAGGGCGACATCACGGACACACCGCGATCATCACATATCAGAG AAAAACGGAAGATTCGCCCAGAGAGTGTGGACTGCACTCCACCAGACTTCATAATGCCCAGGTGCAAAGAAAGACCTATCCTGCCCCTGCAGCCCCAAGCTAAGGAGCACAAGGGACCACAGTGCATTAAG GTATTGACGACGTCAGGGTGGAATCCACCTCCAGGTCCACGGAAAATGCACGGTGACCTGATGTATTTGTACGTGGTTACCCTGGAGGACAAGCACTACCACATCACGGCGTGTACGCGCGGCTTTTTCGTCAATCAGTCGGCTGAGGAGGAGTTCAACGCGAAGCCGGCCTCGCCGAGCCACTTGTGCCACTCGCTCATTGAGCTGCTAAACCAGATCAGCCCGGCCTTCAAGAAGAGTTTCGCCGCCCTGCAGAAGAAGAGGACGTCAAGGCACCCCTTCGAGAGGGTTGCCACGCCTTACCAGGTCTACGCGTGGTGCGCGCCGAACATTGACCACACCATCGACGCCATCAGGGCTGAAGACA CATTTTCTTCCAAGCTGGGTTACGAGGAGCACATTCCCGGACAAACGAGAGACTGGAACGAGGAGCTGCAAACCACCCGAGAGTTATCACGCAAAAATCTGCCTGAGAGACTGTTGCGTGAGCGTGCCATATTCAAGGTTCACAGCGACTTCGTGGCTGCGGCCACCAGAGGTGCCATGGCCGTCATCGACGGTAACGTGATGGCCATCAACCCTGGCGAGGAGGCCAAGATGCAGATGTACATCTGGAACAATATCTTCTTCTCGCTTGGATTTGACGTCAGGGACCACTACAAGGAGCTTGGCGGGGATGCTGCTGCCTTCGTGGCTCCT AAAAATGACTTGCAAGGAGTGCGTGTGTACTCTGCTGTCGACCTGCCCGGCCTGTACACGCTGGGCACTGTTGTCATAGACTACAGAGGCTACAGGGTGACCGCCCAGTCCATAATCCCGGGCATTTTGGAGCGGGAACAGGAGCAGTCTGTCGTCTACGGCTCCATTGACTTTGGGAAAACTGTTCTCACCCATCCCAAATACCTTGACCTG CTCAACAAGGCTGGTCAGCAGTTGAAGATTTTGCCGCACCATGTGATCAACGAGAAGGATGAGGAGATTGAACTGTGTTCTTCCGTCGAGTGCAAGGGAATCATCGGCAACGATGGGCGCCACTACATTCTGGATTTGCTCAGGACTTTCCCCCCAGATGTCAATTTCCTCAAAT tgGAGGGCGAGGAGCTTAGCAAAGAGGTGAGGGCGTTGGGCTTTCCCCTCGAGCACCGGCACAAGCTGAGCTGTCTGCGCCAAGAGCTGATCGACGCTTTTGTTGAGAACCGCTACATGATGTTCATCAAGTTCGCTGCCTTCCACCTTCAGCAGCTGGGCGCAAAGAAGCAGAAGGAACGGGAGAGCAGGAGCAGCCAGGAGAAGGAAATCGCAAAGATCACGGAGGTGGTCAAGGACAACAAGGAGGGCGAGGAGAAAGGCGCTGCCGAGCGGGAAATCGAGACTGAGGAGGCCAAGAAAATCGTCGAGAGCATCACGGACTCGATCACCAGTGGCGAAAAACTCGAAA CAGTGGAGGAGAGCACCAGGGAGGTGGTGAAGAAGGCTGCTCTGGCGGTGGGCTCCCTCAAGGAAACTGAGTTTGATGTCAGGTTCAACCCTGACGTGTACTCCCCTGGCGTCAGGCACGCAAACCTGGAAGGTGACGGACTGAAGAAGGAGCGTCAGCTGATCAAAGACGCGGCTGAGTTCCTTGTTATCACACAAATCCCCAGTTTC ATTCGAGACTGTCTGGACCACACTTCTGCACCAATGGACGGCATAACCTTGTCAGAGGCGATGCACAACCGTGGCATCAATATCAGGTACCTGGGTAAAATCGCCGAAATGCTGTCCAAGGTCGGACAGCTGGAGTACGTGTACTCAATCGCCGTGTCTGAGCTGGTCTGCCGCTCAGCCAAACACGTGTTCACCAACTATATGCAGAGCGTGGAGCTGATGAGCCTCTCGGCTGCCATCAGCCACTTCCTCAACTGCTTCCTCTCAGCCTGCGTGACGCCGCACACGCCCCAAGGACTCGACGAG ctCCAGAGCAAAAACGCCAAGAAACGCAACAAGCGCAAGGGCAGGGCCAACCCCCTCTCCAGCCCTGACAATCTAGAGTGGACTACCATGACTCCCAGGTCCGTCTGGAATCAGCTCAAAACCGAGATGAAACAATATTATGACTGGGACATGCCTTGCGATTCGGTTGAACAGGCTGTCGAGCGGTTTACTCTGCAGAAGATTTCCCTTTTGAG GTCTTTCTGCATGAAAACGGGCATCCAAATCCTTCTACGCGAATATTCTTTCGACACCAAGAACAGACTGACTTTCTATGAAGAGGACATTGTTAATGTGTTCCCTGTGGTGAAGCACATCAACCCAAGG TATTTGCTTGCGCAGGCTAGTGACGCTTACAACTTCTACACGACGGGCCAGACCAAAATCCAGCAGGGCTACCTCAAGGAGGGCTACGAACTGATCAGCGAGGCGCTCAACCTGCTCAACAACGTGTACGGCGCTATGCACCCCGAAATTGCGCAGTGCCTCCGCATGCTGGCCAGACTCAACTACATCATGGGCGACCACGCCGAGGCCATGAGCTACCAGCAGAAGGCGGTCCTCATGTCCGAGCGGGTCAACGGCATCGACCACCCCTACACCATCACAGAATAC ATTCATCTTGCACTGTACTGCTTCGCAAACACACAAGTGAGCATTTCCCTGAAGTTGCTCTACCGAGCGAGGTACTTAACCCTCCTTGTGTGCGGAGAAAACCACCCTGAGATGGCCCTCCTGGAC agCAACATCAGTTTGATCCTGCACGCATTGGGAGAGTATGAGCTGTCGCTGCGCTTCCTCGAAAAAGCGCTCGAGCTGAACATCAAGTACAACGGACCCCGCTCCCTGAAGGTGGCTGTCACCTACCACCTCGTGGCACGCACGCAGAGCTGCATGGGTGACTTTAGGTCGGCCCTGCAGAATGAAAAGGAGACGTACGCCATTTACAAACACCTG cTGGGTGATGAGCATGAGAAGACAAGGGAGTCATCAGAGTGTCTGCGCCATCTGACGCAGCAGGCGGTCGTTctgcaaaagaaaatgaatgacATCTGCACAGGAAAGGCTGGCGCCACTCTGCCACCCATCCAAATCCAGACACCCTCCATGGGCAGCGTCCTCGACATGCTCAACGTCATCAACGGAATCCTCTTCGTGCAAATCAG CCAACAAGACATCGAAAACTTCAAGGCTGAGGTTGAGAAGCGGCAGCTGAAGGAGTCCACGCCGGAGAGCAAGGACGGCGTCACGAAGAGCGGCAATGTGGTAGTGAAAGAACTGGAGGAAGGCTTTGCCGACTCGCCCATGTCCGTGTCGCCAATCGAGTCGAGCTGA
- the clu gene encoding clustered mitochondria protein homolog isoform X2 yields the protein MAPGTQVEGSAADEKAASPTRNADSSAGPAAESAGNKNHAVDDNKMNGDEDNNQEKSEDESGTEPKSNTDEQEVVFIQDMGFTVKIVSPGTEAFDIQVSSMELVQEIHQLLMDREDTCHRTCFSLQLDNVTLDNFAELKNIEGLKEGSVIKVVEELYTMREARIHVRHVRDLLKSLDPADAYNGVDCSSLSFLNVVTQGDITDTPRSSHIREKRKIRPESVDCTPPDFIMPRCKERPILPLQPQAKEHKGPQCIKVLTTSGWNPPPGPRKMHGDLMYLYVVTLEDKHYHITACTRGFFVNQSAEEEFNAKPASPSHLCHSLIELLNQISPAFKKSFAALQKKRTSRHPFERVATPYQVYAWCAPNIDHTIDAIRAEDTFSSKLGYEEHIPGQTRDWNEELQTTRELSRKNLPERLLRERAIFKVHSDFVAAATRGAMAVIDGNVMAINPGEEAKMQMYIWNNIFFSLGFDVRDHYKELGGDAAAFVAPKNDLQGVRVYSAVDLPGLYTLGTVVIDYRGYRVTAQSIIPGILEREQEQSVVYGSIDFGKTVLTHPKYLDLLNKAGQQLKILPHHVINEKDEEIELCSSVECKGIIGNDGRHYILDLLRTFPPDVNFLKLEGEELSKEVRALGFPLEHRHKLSCLRQELIDAFVENRYMMFIKFAAFHLQQLGAKKQKERESRSSQEKEIAKITEVVKDNKEGEEKGAAEREIETEEAKKIVESITDSITSGEKLETVEESTREVVKKAALAVGSLKETEFDVRFNPDVYSPGVRHANLEGDGLKKERQLIKDAAEFLVITQIPSFIRDCLDHTSAPMDGITLSEAMHNRGINIRYLGKIAEMLSKVGQLEYVYSIAVSELVCRSAKHVFTNYMQSVELMSLSAAISHFLNCFLSACVTPHTPQGLDELQSKNAKKRNKRKGRANPLSSPDNLEWTTMTPRSVWNQLKTEMKQYYDWDMPCDSVEQAVERFTLQKISLLRSFCMKTGIQILLREYSFDTKNRLTFYEEDIVNVFPVVKHINPRASDAYNFYTTGQTKIQQGYLKEGYELISEALNLLNNVYGAMHPEIAQCLRMLARLNYIMGDHAEAMSYQQKAVLMSERVNGIDHPYTITEYIHLALYCFANTQVSISLKLLYRARYLTLLVCGENHPEMALLDSNISLILHALGEYELSLRFLEKALELNIKYNGPRSLKVAVTYHLVARTQSCMGDFRSALQNEKETYAIYKHLLGDEHEKTRESSECLRHLTQQAVVLQKKMNDICTGKAGATLPPIQIQTPSMGSVLDMLNVINGILFVQISQQDIENFKAEVEKRQLKESTPESKDGVTKSGNVVVKELEEGFADSPMSVSPIESS from the exons ATGACAACAAGATGAACGGCGACGAGGACAACAACCAGGAAAAGAGCGAGGACGAGAGCGGCACCGAGCCAAAGTCCAACACGGACGAACAGGAGGTCGTCTTCATCCAGGATATGGGCTTCACAGTCAAGATCGTCTCGCCTGGCACCGAAGCCTTTGATATTCAG GTATCGAGCATGGAATTGGTGCAGGAGATCCACCAGCTGCTGATGGACAGAGAAGATACGTGCCACCGCACTTGCTTCTCGCTGCAGCTGGACAACGTGACGCTGGACAACTTTGCCGAGCTGAAGAACATCGAGGGCCTGAAGGAGGGCTCCGTCATCAAGGTGGTCGAGGAGCTGTACACAATGCGCGAGGCCAGGATACACGTCAGGCACGTGCGAGACCTGCTCAAGAGTCTCGACCCGGCTGACGCGTACAACGGCGTCGACTGCAGCTCGCTCTCCTTCCTCAACGTCGTCACTCAGGGCGACATCACGGACACACCGCGATCATCACATATCAGAG AAAAACGGAAGATTCGCCCAGAGAGTGTGGACTGCACTCCACCAGACTTCATAATGCCCAGGTGCAAAGAAAGACCTATCCTGCCCCTGCAGCCCCAAGCTAAGGAGCACAAGGGACCACAGTGCATTAAG GTATTGACGACGTCAGGGTGGAATCCACCTCCAGGTCCACGGAAAATGCACGGTGACCTGATGTATTTGTACGTGGTTACCCTGGAGGACAAGCACTACCACATCACGGCGTGTACGCGCGGCTTTTTCGTCAATCAGTCGGCTGAGGAGGAGTTCAACGCGAAGCCGGCCTCGCCGAGCCACTTGTGCCACTCGCTCATTGAGCTGCTAAACCAGATCAGCCCGGCCTTCAAGAAGAGTTTCGCCGCCCTGCAGAAGAAGAGGACGTCAAGGCACCCCTTCGAGAGGGTTGCCACGCCTTACCAGGTCTACGCGTGGTGCGCGCCGAACATTGACCACACCATCGACGCCATCAGGGCTGAAGACA CATTTTCTTCCAAGCTGGGTTACGAGGAGCACATTCCCGGACAAACGAGAGACTGGAACGAGGAGCTGCAAACCACCCGAGAGTTATCACGCAAAAATCTGCCTGAGAGACTGTTGCGTGAGCGTGCCATATTCAAGGTTCACAGCGACTTCGTGGCTGCGGCCACCAGAGGTGCCATGGCCGTCATCGACGGTAACGTGATGGCCATCAACCCTGGCGAGGAGGCCAAGATGCAGATGTACATCTGGAACAATATCTTCTTCTCGCTTGGATTTGACGTCAGGGACCACTACAAGGAGCTTGGCGGGGATGCTGCTGCCTTCGTGGCTCCT AAAAATGACTTGCAAGGAGTGCGTGTGTACTCTGCTGTCGACCTGCCCGGCCTGTACACGCTGGGCACTGTTGTCATAGACTACAGAGGCTACAGGGTGACCGCCCAGTCCATAATCCCGGGCATTTTGGAGCGGGAACAGGAGCAGTCTGTCGTCTACGGCTCCATTGACTTTGGGAAAACTGTTCTCACCCATCCCAAATACCTTGACCTG CTCAACAAGGCTGGTCAGCAGTTGAAGATTTTGCCGCACCATGTGATCAACGAGAAGGATGAGGAGATTGAACTGTGTTCTTCCGTCGAGTGCAAGGGAATCATCGGCAACGATGGGCGCCACTACATTCTGGATTTGCTCAGGACTTTCCCCCCAGATGTCAATTTCCTCAAAT tgGAGGGCGAGGAGCTTAGCAAAGAGGTGAGGGCGTTGGGCTTTCCCCTCGAGCACCGGCACAAGCTGAGCTGTCTGCGCCAAGAGCTGATCGACGCTTTTGTTGAGAACCGCTACATGATGTTCATCAAGTTCGCTGCCTTCCACCTTCAGCAGCTGGGCGCAAAGAAGCAGAAGGAACGGGAGAGCAGGAGCAGCCAGGAGAAGGAAATCGCAAAGATCACGGAGGTGGTCAAGGACAACAAGGAGGGCGAGGAGAAAGGCGCTGCCGAGCGGGAAATCGAGACTGAGGAGGCCAAGAAAATCGTCGAGAGCATCACGGACTCGATCACCAGTGGCGAAAAACTCGAAA CAGTGGAGGAGAGCACCAGGGAGGTGGTGAAGAAGGCTGCTCTGGCGGTGGGCTCCCTCAAGGAAACTGAGTTTGATGTCAGGTTCAACCCTGACGTGTACTCCCCTGGCGTCAGGCACGCAAACCTGGAAGGTGACGGACTGAAGAAGGAGCGTCAGCTGATCAAAGACGCGGCTGAGTTCCTTGTTATCACACAAATCCCCAGTTTC ATTCGAGACTGTCTGGACCACACTTCTGCACCAATGGACGGCATAACCTTGTCAGAGGCGATGCACAACCGTGGCATCAATATCAGGTACCTGGGTAAAATCGCCGAAATGCTGTCCAAGGTCGGACAGCTGGAGTACGTGTACTCAATCGCCGTGTCTGAGCTGGTCTGCCGCTCAGCCAAACACGTGTTCACCAACTATATGCAGAGCGTGGAGCTGATGAGCCTCTCGGCTGCCATCAGCCACTTCCTCAACTGCTTCCTCTCAGCCTGCGTGACGCCGCACACGCCCCAAGGACTCGACGAG ctCCAGAGCAAAAACGCCAAGAAACGCAACAAGCGCAAGGGCAGGGCCAACCCCCTCTCCAGCCCTGACAATCTAGAGTGGACTACCATGACTCCCAGGTCCGTCTGGAATCAGCTCAAAACCGAGATGAAACAATATTATGACTGGGACATGCCTTGCGATTCGGTTGAACAGGCTGTCGAGCGGTTTACTCTGCAGAAGATTTCCCTTTTGAG GTCTTTCTGCATGAAAACGGGCATCCAAATCCTTCTACGCGAATATTCTTTCGACACCAAGAACAGACTGACTTTCTATGAAGAGGACATTGTTAATGTGTTCCCTGTGGTGAAGCACATCAACCCAAGG GCTAGTGACGCTTACAACTTCTACACGACGGGCCAGACCAAAATCCAGCAGGGCTACCTCAAGGAGGGCTACGAACTGATCAGCGAGGCGCTCAACCTGCTCAACAACGTGTACGGCGCTATGCACCCCGAAATTGCGCAGTGCCTCCGCATGCTGGCCAGACTCAACTACATCATGGGCGACCACGCCGAGGCCATGAGCTACCAGCAGAAGGCGGTCCTCATGTCCGAGCGGGTCAACGGCATCGACCACCCCTACACCATCACAGAATAC ATTCATCTTGCACTGTACTGCTTCGCAAACACACAAGTGAGCATTTCCCTGAAGTTGCTCTACCGAGCGAGGTACTTAACCCTCCTTGTGTGCGGAGAAAACCACCCTGAGATGGCCCTCCTGGAC agCAACATCAGTTTGATCCTGCACGCATTGGGAGAGTATGAGCTGTCGCTGCGCTTCCTCGAAAAAGCGCTCGAGCTGAACATCAAGTACAACGGACCCCGCTCCCTGAAGGTGGCTGTCACCTACCACCTCGTGGCACGCACGCAGAGCTGCATGGGTGACTTTAGGTCGGCCCTGCAGAATGAAAAGGAGACGTACGCCATTTACAAACACCTG cTGGGTGATGAGCATGAGAAGACAAGGGAGTCATCAGAGTGTCTGCGCCATCTGACGCAGCAGGCGGTCGTTctgcaaaagaaaatgaatgacATCTGCACAGGAAAGGCTGGCGCCACTCTGCCACCCATCCAAATCCAGACACCCTCCATGGGCAGCGTCCTCGACATGCTCAACGTCATCAACGGAATCCTCTTCGTGCAAATCAG CCAACAAGACATCGAAAACTTCAAGGCTGAGGTTGAGAAGCGGCAGCTGAAGGAGTCCACGCCGGAGAGCAAGGACGGCGTCACGAAGAGCGGCAATGTGGTAGTGAAAGAACTGGAGGAAGGCTTTGCCGACTCGCCCATGTCCGTGTCGCCAATCGAGTCGAGCTGA